Genomic DNA from Alkalihalobacterium alkalinitrilicum:
CAACAATTTTTTTCGTAAAAGGTAAAAAAGGGTGTCCCAAAAGCTTAGCTTATGGTGACACCCTCGTCTATTTTTAATAAAAATACAAAATAAAAAAATCGCTCTTCTTATTATAATACTAATGTCCTAACCACAATAGGCATGAATCCTCCCTTACCTGCTCCCCCATGAAGATAGAGTAATCATTAAGAAGAACGCTGTATCGCCAACTTCTGCTTACGTTGTTATAACGAAGCAGTACGCCTACTTATTTAACACTATTGAACCTCGAAATTCCTTTCACTACTAAAGTTTGTTATGTTTTTTGTAAAAGGGATTTATGCATTTGCTTCAATTTATAAAGTTTTCAAAACGAACTTTCCTTTTAAATCATACTATAATTTATCTTTATTTTAAGGAGATGAGATATGTGAAAATAAATCATTCTTTTGTTCAACAAACCCCCGTTGCAGTAGTGCATACTCCCAATTCGATTCTTAACAATGATGAAGTTCCTTTTCGTTGTCTTGCCATGCCAAACAACAGAAGCCGTTATAGTACTTGTACAGATGTGGCATGGGTAAATAACGATCGCTTTTTAGCTACCTTAAATTACGCTGCTGAAACTTTCCATTTGTATGAATTTAATAGAAAAGATCATTCCTTTACACTTAAACAAACGTTAAATAACAAGAATGGTATGGAATTACATGAACCAGATAAATTATCATTTTCTTCAAATGGACGATACCTTGCCATTACTAATAACAAACTCGGAAAATCATCAGTTAATCTTTACAAGGTAGATCGTAAGACTCATTTGATTAACCCTATCCCTTTTCATGTAATAAAATCAAATGGCCCAGATGTTCGCTTTCATGGGGTTTGCTTCTCACCAAATTCCAAATATATGGTTAGTACTACGATAGATGCTTCAAGACAAATTTTTATTCATAAACTTCATCAAAAAAATGGCTCTATAAAACCTACACTATCACAAGTTTTGGAAAACCACCACAATTCCCCATTAAAACCTAAATCAATTGATTTTTCTAGGGATGGTTCACTTATGATGGTTTGCTACAGTGGCTCTCCAGGTAAACGAGCTAAAGATAGTAACGGTGCGTTTGCCATTTATTCTTTTGATAATGACAAGGGTACCGTCCATTCTAATCCCCTATATGAGCTAAATGATAGAGCAGAAATTGCATTTACAGACGATGTTTCCTTTTCCAAAGATGAGGAATGTTCATTTATCGTACTACCATCTCAGTTACACGATTCTCTTGTGTTCTATCCATTCGATAAAATGAACAATAGAGTAAACACAAAATATTATACCCTTACTAACCCTATAGCTCAACTAAGTTTTCCACATGGTCTTGCTCTTTCCTCTGACAATAAGTATCTTGCAGTTTCTAATTATGGAGATGATAAAGTTACTGTGTACCACTTGAACCCTAAATCCTAGTTATCGGACACAAGCACTTCTAAAATGCTCCTGATCTTCCACGCCTACTCTAGTGAGGGTATTTTTTATTATAACTAAAAAAGATACGCCATCATCAAAAAGACGTACCACATTTAAAGAAAGAAGGAAGCCTTCACGTGTTGTGTTTAAATATTCTCCTACACCAATTTTCCTCCAATAGAAAAAAGGGTGACCCATCGGTCGCTAAATACGACCTTTTGAGTCACCCACTTTTCCAGTAAAAAAGTAACTTAATGAGCTACTGGTGCACCTGAGAATAATGTCATTACTCCAAACCAGCCGAATACAGCTAAAGAAATTCCAGCAAATCCTACAGCAAAGAAATTCTTGTTGCGCACTTCACGGATTAGTCCCCATGCACAGAAAATAGCAACTAAAATCATATTAATTGCAATAAACACGATGCCTTCCCCTCCTTATGTATAACTCAATTACTAAATGGCATTTTCACATATATTATAATTACTTACGAGGGATGTTTCATTAAAAACATGAAAATGTCACAGAATATCCCTCTATAGCTTGGCTCATTCTACCCCATTTTACTCTTTTTTTTTTCAAATGTCGAGGTTTGACTAAAATGATTTATAAAAATTTCACAGCAATTTTATAAGCAACTGCATACCCTTCTACTAGGAGTTTAGCCTGTTGATCTACAAAGAAAACCTTTTCTTCCGTATTATATGCGATTAAATCCTCTTCAATTTGTAGTTTGGCCATATTTATTTGTATGTCTTCCCCTCCAACAATCATAAAAGGTTGTACGAGATCACGATACAAGTAATAATATTTACCTTTCCAACCATAGTCAGAAAATATCCCCTCTACAGTAGCACTTTCAAAAAACACCACCTCATGAACATCTTGAACTACGTTATATTGAGCTAAATCTTTCATTAATCCTTCAATAGAAGACTTTTCAGTATATACAAAAGTGCAATCTGTTTCATCTATAGGTTCGTATTTGTAAATATGATAATAGCAGTCCTCTAACTTCTTCGTCTCCAGGTTTAGATCACTTTTTATTTCTACAGCAAATCCATTTTTCAACAGTAGCACTCCATTCTTTGAACAACAATTATATTCAGTGTAGAATAGGATTATATAAACTGCAATGGAGGAGATTAAATGAATTGGAAACAAATCCCACTAGGGCCGCTTCAAACAAATTGTTACTTGCTTATAAATGATCAGAAAGAGGCTGTTATATTTGACCCAGGTGGAAATGGACCTGAGTTGAATGCCTATTTAAAAAAGGAAGGGATTGAACCATTAGCCATCCTTCTTACACATGCCCACTTTGATCATATCGGTGCAGTAGACGATGTCAGGAACGAATGGGGGATTGATGTGTACCTACATACGAATGAAAGTGCTTGGCTTGGCGATGCCACCAAAAATGGTTCAGCTGCTTTTTTAGGTAATCAAGTAATAATGTTAAAAGACGCAGATCACCTCATCCAAGAAGAGGGAACACTCTCCATCGGGCCATTTAATTTTTCTGTATATGAAACTCCTGGTCACTCTCCTGGAAGTGTTTCATTTTATTTTGAACCACTTGAAATTGTTTTTTCAGGAGACGCCCTTTTTGCAGGAAGTATCGGTCGAACAGATTTACGTGAAGGTAACCACCAACAACTATTAGATAGTATTCATGATAAACTGTTAGAGCTACCAGAAAATACAATTGTAGCCTCAGGACATGGCACAACAACTACAATTGGTCAAGAAATGGACTCAAATCCCTTTTTAAGTGGATTTTAATCGAAAAAATATTTAATAAAACCAAAAAAATTGACCTCCTATTTTGGAGGTCACAAGGGGAGTAAATCGTATTGATAAATGAACTATGAGGGGGAGGGGGACTCCCAAAATCATTGTATTCACCAATGTATTAAAAGTATATAATACACTTTACACTATGTCAACGGTATTAACAATAATTTCTTCCTCTAAATAGTGATGTTAAAATATTACAACTAAGGAGTTTATTATGACTCACCCAATCATTTCATACATACGTAATCAATCAAACAAAAAAATTGACTATGCTGAATATATGGAAAAAGTTCTTTACGATCCTCATTATGGCTATTATATGAAAGAGAAACATAAAATTGGCAAAACGGGAGATTTTTTTACTACAAGTAATGTACACCCTATCTTTGCAAAAGTATTTTGCTCTATTTTTCATGAAGTGATCTTGAAAAACAATTTACCTTTTGTCGTTTGTGAAATTGGTGGTGGTACAGGAAGGTTTTCATTTGAATTATTAAAAGAGTGGCAAAACAAATTCCCTGATTCTTTTAATAAACTTACGTATTATATCATAGAAGGAAGTCCTTATCACATCGCACTGCAAAAAGAAAAGTTAGGGAATTTCACGAACATTTTTTATTGTTCATCTATTGAAGAGATGAACCTCCATCCCTTTGAAGGGATTCTTTTTTCTAATGAACTTATTGATGCATTTCCTGTTCATGTAATTGAGAAACACGCAGGCAGTTTATACGAAGTTTTCGTAGCTCTTAACGGCGACGAAACTTTAACGGAAGTGAAGGAACCGCTTCAAAACAATGAAATTAGGGAATGGTTACACACATACGGGCCATCACTTAAAAATAACCAACGAATTGAAGTCCCTTTAGCGATGAATCAATGGATAAAACAAATCAGCCACTTTGTTAATAGAGGAGCGGTTTTTACAATTGATTATGGATATTGGAACGAGGAATGGGAACAACCCGAACACCGAGAAGGCAGCTTACGTGGATACTATCAACATCAGATGATTCATAATCCTTTATTACACCCTAGTGAAATGGATTTAACAACCCATATCCATCTTGATCCTTTTATCCAAATCAGTAAAGATAATGGATTGAACACCCAACTCGTGACAACTCAAGATCGATTTTTAATCCTAGCTGGAATCCTCCAATATTTACAAGAAAACTATGACACCAATCCATTCTCTGAGATTAGTAAGCAAAACCGTGCCATCCGTTCTCTCATTACAGATGGTATAAGTAAGAGTTTTCATGTAATTTTCCAAACAAAATCTTTACTAGAGACGGAAGCCTTATCTTTTATTATAGCTGAAAAAGAGGCTGACTTATAATCGTCAGCCTCTTCAGTATGTAAACTCAATTTACATATTAGTGGTTTCCAAAACCTGGTACAAGTAGGAAATGCGAGTACCACGTAAAACCTACAAAGAAAACAGTTAAGTATGCACCAAAAAGATAAATGTACACTCGCTCAGATAAATTTAAATAGCTAAGTGCAACAAAAGCTCCTGTTTGTGCAAAAAATAATAAAGCCATGTTATACATATCTCCAACGAAGAAAAGTACTGCAAAAATTCCTGTCCAGAAGCCTAAAACACGAAACATACGATCCATTCCTGTCCCCTCCTTCTCTATGTCTTAATCCATTGATCAACAATAGCACATGTCTATGCTAATCATATCATAAATAAAAACAGTACACTACAATTATATATGACAAATAAATTGATTGTAAATGGCTTTTCGATGTCTATATCGTGTCATTGTATAAATATTTATAAAATGATCGTTGTATATGAACAAGCGATACAATCACGGTCTTTCATTGATTGCTCCTCTTTCAAGATAACTTGCCCGAAAAAGTACTCAAATATACCAAGAAGGAGCGAGTAATGCATAGAACATAATACAACTGAATGATTTTGGATTACTTCTTTAAACGTACAATTAAAAATTTTAAAGCTCACTTGCCGCTCTTCTTTATTATATGAGATTTCTGGATTGAGTCCTTGATTAGTAGCAATATTTTCTATATATTTAACTTTTTCTTCATCTTGCAAATCTTCTAAATTGCGATTAAGACGGAGTAAAAAAGTCTGAGCAGTTTCTTTACCAAATCTATATCCAATTTTTTTTAATGCTTCTTTTCCTTCTTCACCGAAACTAGCTAATGTCTCCAAACACATATCGGCTAGACGCTGATAATCACGATATGGGAACTGCAGGCTTACAACTTCATCAGATAATCTGTAAAACCGACTCGGACGACCACCTTTTCCTGTTTTCTTAGTCTCAGAAACTACCATATTCACATCTTCTAATTTTGTTAAGTGTAAACGTGCTACATTCGCATGAATATTAAACTGATCTGCAATTTCTTGAACCGTTACATCACCGTGTCGTTTTGTGACAAATTGATATATAGAAAACCGAGTTGGATCGGACAATACACTTGTTATCTTTAAGGTTTGTTGCTCCATGAACGTCACTCCTTATAAATGTCTTGTACCATTATAATACAATTTGTTAAACAAGCAAATGAATTTTCATTTTTTGTAGATTTTTGTCAATAAATATACAATTTTGCATAACATTTCAACCGTCAAATTGACAAACCTAGAAAAAACTGACTCATTAAGTGTAGACTTCCTCATATTACTATAAATAAGCAAAAAAATTCATAGTAGAGGAGCCTGACAATCTATCCTTGAGTCAGCTTCATTTTCACAATTATTTACTTTTCCCGTTTTTTGCGATTTCTTTTTATAATCATAGAAAGGGCTAACGGTATCATACCGAACATTTGATATTGAAGCGGTTGTTTTGATTCTTTCTTTTGTTTCTTCATAGCTAAACGTTCTTCTTTTGGCCGATCAACATAAGTTACAAATTGTTGAGTTACAAATTTAACATAATCATTAAAGGAAGACATTTGACCCCACTCCTGAGCAAGCATTTATATTAGTATTATCAATTGGTCTCGGAATCATTCAAGATCTTCTCAATTTTTTCTACGATTTCTGGAATTGATAAGCTAGTAGTATCCACCTGATAATCAGCATCTTCGTAAAAAGCCTTACGTTGTTTGAATAAATCACTCACCTGATCTATAGATTTATTCTGCAATAATGGCCTTGTCGTATCTCCTTTCGTGCGCACTAGAATTTCATCAATTTCACAATGTAAATAAATAATAATACCTTTCTTCCTCATAATTTTCCGATTTTCTTCTTTAACCACAATTCCTCCACCTGTTGTAACGACCATATCTTCATCTGGTAAATCCTTTAATGCATTTGTTTCGTAAGACCTAAATCCCGTTTCTCCATCTTCACTAAAGATTCTAGGTATACTTTTACCCTGTATAGATTCGATCCACTCATCAGTATCAAGTAATCTGTAGTTAAGCTTTTCCGCTAATACTTTTCCAATAGTCGATTTACCTGCCCCCATAAATCCTGTTAAAAAAATAATTCTTATCCCATGGTTAACTCTATCCATTCTTTCACCCTCATTTGTTCTTTATCTAATAACACTCTAACGACTCTTTGACGATCCGATGTTGTCCTCACTTTAAGTTGTATGTTAAATGTATCATGGCTTTCTTCTAAAATCCAATAAGTAGCCGTTCCATTGTCATAATGAAATTCGCTAGAATAGTTCTGTTCCATCATTCCTATTTCATGAACTAAATCGACAATCGCCATTTGCATTAACGATTCAATTATAAATATCTCCTCTTGTTCAAAGGAAAAATTCTTTTCCGTCATGTACACTTCCACCAGATGAAGAACTGCTAGAGACATGAACAAACAAAGCATTATTGTCGTGGGGAGAATAAAACCTTTCTGGTTACCCACATACTCACCTCCAACAACAAACCATAGAGAACCTGCGTTCATAAATACTTCCATTTGTATCTATTATTGTTACTACTACTCCATTTGGGACAGATTTATATGAAAGGTCAGATACATGTCTTAAAAATACGTCATGTCCATAACCATCTACCCTTCTTCTTATCAATGTTCCAAATCTTTCAATCGTAATAACGGTATCATTTGGTTTTGTAAGGTATAGTGAATTCCCAATGACTCGAATTTCATTTGCTTCCCTAATTTCCATACTGAGTTGGTTATAGAATAATTCGACTTGTAAAATGTGTGGCTGTTCCGTTGGTGGAAAAATAACTGGGACTGCTTTAATGATGAGAGGCAATAAGGATACTACCATGACAAAAAGAGCAAACGCCAATATAACCTCAATTAAAGTGAAACCATTTTCATTTATTTTTTTGCATACCCACATTTTTTATAATCCCGTCCATTCCTCCCTGACCAAGTAAGACAAACTCTTATCTCCCTTTCATTTGATTGACTTACTGACCATAAAAATAACGTATCTTCTTTTCTAAACTCTAAAACAGGCAATTGATTTTCAAATAACCAAAGTTGAAGTCCCTCATAAATAGCATTATTAGCTATACTTTCTTGACGTATTGTTGCTCTTTCTTCATAAATTTTAATTAATGCAGGATATAACGAAGCCATCATAACAGATAAAATAAAAATAGAAATAATTACCTCTAACATTGAGAATCCCTTATCTCTCTTCAATATAAAAGCGCCCCTTTCCGAGAAGAAAAACGAGTGCATAACGTTGGTTATCGATATACATAAATAAAGTACCTGGTTTACTTATGTTGCCATTTGATAAAAATTTAATATCATCAATACCTAAAGACCCACGCTCAAAAGATACAGTTATATTAAATGGTTGCTCATATACAAACTGGTTATTTTGTTTTATTGCATAAAGATTACGGGAGGTATTAATGAAAAATACAGAAGGTGCACCGTTCGAGATTGCCAACTGCTGCGCATAATATAAATCGTTTTCAAGTTGAGAAATAAAACGATTTCTTTCGTAAGCGGAAAAAGGGGCGTAGAGCGATATTAAAGTAATTGATCCAATAATAGAAATAACCATTAAAGCGATGAGTAACTCAGTTAACGTATGGCCATGATTGTTTAACTTCATTCAGCATCGATAACTACTTTTCCATTTCCATCTATCTTCAGTGAAGTTCCGTCAGGACATGAAGTTGTAGTCACATAATCTTTTAAATCAGTGATGTTTTTAGGCTCCTCACCATGTTCTAACAAATATGCTCCTACCTGAGCTTGTAGTAAGTCGATGGTTGCTTCACACCCTTTATCATTGGCAACAGATGTATTTTTCGTCATATTTGGAACAGCTACTAATAACAAAATCGATATTATCATCATAACAATCAACATCTCGATTAATGTATTAGAAAACATATGATAATTATGAGTGAGTTTCTTCCTTATTATATAGAGAAAGTTTTTTTATCCATGCACTTCATTAGTGTGTGGATTTTTTTCTTGTTCGCTAACTGGTCCTGGTAGCTTCGTAATGAACCGACCGTAACCGTCCTTACATTTAATTAAGTTCATCGAGTGGTATCGTTTTAAATTGAGTAAGTCTTCCTCAGTAAACGGATATAATTCGCTTTCCAATTCTTTAAAGTTCTTCTTGTCACATCCGCTTATTAACATGTAACTTGCGTTAGCCGAGCGTAATTCCTCGCGAATATGCTTAATTTGGTTCAAATAGTGGCATGATATGATCGGTTTAATATTAAATTTTGGTAATCGACTAAGTTTATCTGTTAAGAACTTCTCAGTATTTTCAACTTGATACAACTCGTCGATAAACAAGTTTACCTTCGTCATTTTTTCTCGATTATCTTTATACTTTGCCTTTCGTATTTGAAGCGCTAACCATAACTTCGTAATCCAGTACGTTGTATACATATCTTTTTCGTTATCTGTCCCAAACATTGTCTCAGGCATCTTGATGCAAATTAATTGGTTCTTTTGCATTTCCTCAACTAAATCAATGTTACCTTCGGTTGATTTCTTTAACATCCATTCCATATAAGGATTAGCTTTTAACGCATTAAGACGACTGAGTATCCCCTCTATTTTTGCTGCCTTTGTACCTGTAACGTTACCCCCTTTATCAATTTCGTCTAATTCATGTAGATATCCAATATACTCCTCCATATCCTCGTATAGACTTTGTGGTATTTGTTTTATATACTTTGCCCGCTCCTTGGCGTTTTGTAATACGCTGAACACATCTTTTATACTCCCGTTACAAACGAACACTGCCAGCGCTGCACTTTCCATAAACCTGCGCATTCTTGCAGTTAAATCTGTATCATCTGAATTAATAGAATTAACTAACGTTAGTAATTGCGTGGTTTGTTTTTTAGCATTAATATACCTTTCTTTCGGATCTGCACTGTATCTTATTTCGTTATATCCTAAGCCTTCAATCGTTTTAGGGTCGTCGCAGTTAATATTGAGTATCTTTTCATGCGGAAATAATGCCGATACCTCTTCGCTTAATTCGCAATTTCCAATATAATCGAACATAATCACACACTCACCGTTTGCTATTGCATCGTACGACTGGTTTCCAATTAACGTTGATTTACCTGAACGGTTAGGTCCGATCAGAATTAATGAAAGGTATTGATACTCGCGGTCTGTCGATAAATACGCTGGTTGCTTCATACCGCGATAGATCGATTCACCGATGCGCATGAGTCCTTTTCGTAAGTCCTCGGGTACTTGGGTCTCTTGCGTGTGTATTTTCTCGATAAAGTTGTAGCGCTCGAGTAGTTCACGTCCTGGCAACGATAAGAAACTTTGTGCCTCTTGGTCGCCGATCTTGTTTATTTCCGATTTAATACTGTAGTCCGTATAGTTAAACGTTTTTTTAAGTGATTTTGGTGTTAGTCGATTATCTCCAGCTATCGTATCAAAACTAGTGGCGAGCGATTTAGCATTATTGTGCTGTCTTTTCTTATTAACATCACTACCACTCTTATCTTTCTTTGACTCGGACAAAACGACAATTTGAGTATTAAGGATGATTGATGTCGCCTTTTTATGCGTGGATTCGGTAATCTGTTTGCCGCCGTTCATCCTTTCTAGTACAGATGCAAGTACGTTAACATTCTCATCTTGTCTCTTCGATTTATTTTCACCGCCGATCGTCTCACCAATGTTATCGACAATATCGGAAGCAATCGCAATAATCGATTTAATAACGTAACTTAGCCCTAGCTTATTACGTTCGACTGGCTTAAGCTCTTTTACTTTCGCCATGGTATTACGATATAGCGGTCTCCATTGTCCTTGGCTCATCGGCATAAAGTTGTAAAAAATACCGACTCTATCGCCTTCCTCCATAACATCGACGACATTTAGATTAGATGTTAATAAATCGTTATCGCTTCGGTTAGTTGCTAGGCTTAAAGCATCCTCTTTTTCGTAGACTAATTGATACATTGTCAAATTGTCAGAAAACTTCGGCACTTCCCCAACTTCTTCGATTGTAATATTCGTCCATACATCGCTAATCCGTTCTTTTATTATCGATAGATATTGTTTAGGGACGATAAGAAAGAACTGTATCGATTTCTTTTCGATATAAATGAAATAGGATACTTTCGCGTTTCTGCGATAACTAAACTTAGTACCGACTAAAAACTCCTTACCTAGTATCCGCATTATTTTCGCATCATCTTTCTGTATTCTTTCGGTGATATTCTTTTGTAATGATGCGATCGACTTGGCTATCTTATGAGATGAATTATTACGTATCGACTTATTTGGTACAATTTTTAGATAAACATAATCAGGTTTGACGATATTAAAATAGTTCGATAACTTAACAGCTTTCATTAATTCCACCCACTTAATCTATTATTTGGTCAAAATTTCATTTACGCAGATACAAAATCCGAAATTTGAGGAAATAATAGAACGAATAAACCGATCTTAATCGATAGCTCCAGCAAACCTAATAGTAATTGCGAATAAGTTTATGCAACATCCCAAGTGATCTGTG
This window encodes:
- a CDS encoding beta-propeller fold lactonase family protein — encoded protein: MKINHSFVQQTPVAVVHTPNSILNNDEVPFRCLAMPNNRSRYSTCTDVAWVNNDRFLATLNYAAETFHLYEFNRKDHSFTLKQTLNNKNGMELHEPDKLSFSSNGRYLAITNNKLGKSSVNLYKVDRKTHLINPIPFHVIKSNGPDVRFHGVCFSPNSKYMVSTTIDASRQIFIHKLHQKNGSIKPTLSQVLENHHNSPLKPKSIDFSRDGSLMMVCYSGSPGKRAKDSNGAFAIYSFDNDKGTVHSNPLYELNDRAEIAFTDDVSFSKDEECSFIVLPSQLHDSLVFYPFDKMNNRVNTKYYTLTNPIAQLSFPHGLALSSDNKYLAVSNYGDDKVTVYHLNPKS
- a CDS encoding DUF2759 domain-containing protein; this translates as MFIAINMILVAIFCAWGLIREVRNKNFFAVGFAGISLAVFGWFGVMTLFSGAPVAH
- a CDS encoding MBL fold metallo-hydrolase encodes the protein MNWKQIPLGPLQTNCYLLINDQKEAVIFDPGGNGPELNAYLKKEGIEPLAILLTHAHFDHIGAVDDVRNEWGIDVYLHTNESAWLGDATKNGSAAFLGNQVIMLKDADHLIQEEGTLSIGPFNFSVYETPGHSPGSVSFYFEPLEIVFSGDALFAGSIGRTDLREGNHQQLLDSIHDKLLELPENTIVASGHGTTTTIGQEMDSNPFLSGF
- a CDS encoding class I SAM-dependent methyltransferase; translation: MTHPIISYIRNQSNKKIDYAEYMEKVLYDPHYGYYMKEKHKIGKTGDFFTTSNVHPIFAKVFCSIFHEVILKNNLPFVVCEIGGGTGRFSFELLKEWQNKFPDSFNKLTYYIIEGSPYHIALQKEKLGNFTNIFYCSSIEEMNLHPFEGILFSNELIDAFPVHVIEKHAGSLYEVFVALNGDETLTEVKEPLQNNEIREWLHTYGPSLKNNQRIEVPLAMNQWIKQISHFVNRGAVFTIDYGYWNEEWEQPEHREGSLRGYYQHQMIHNPLLHPSEMDLTTHIHLDPFIQISKDNGLNTQLVTTQDRFLILAGILQYLQENYDTNPFSEISKQNRAIRSLITDGISKSFHVIFQTKSLLETEALSFIIAEKEADL
- a CDS encoding DUF2626 domain-containing protein; amino-acid sequence: MDRMFRVLGFWTGIFAVLFFVGDMYNMALLFFAQTGAFVALSYLNLSERVYIYLFGAYLTVFFVGFTWYSHFLLVPGFGNH
- a CDS encoding helix-turn-helix transcriptional regulator, which translates into the protein MEQQTLKITSVLSDPTRFSIYQFVTKRHGDVTVQEIADQFNIHANVARLHLTKLEDVNMVVSETKKTGKGGRPSRFYRLSDEVVSLQFPYRDYQRLADMCLETLASFGEEGKEALKKIGYRFGKETAQTFLLRLNRNLEDLQDEEKVKYIENIATNQGLNPEISYNKEERQVSFKIFNCTFKEVIQNHSVVLCSMHYSLLLGIFEYFFGQVILKEEQSMKDRDCIACSYTTIIL
- a CDS encoding YqzE family protein, whose translation is MSSFNDYVKFVTQQFVTYVDRPKEERLAMKKQKKESKQPLQYQMFGMIPLALSMIIKRNRKKREK
- a CDS encoding shikimate kinase, which translates into the protein MDRVNHGIRIIFLTGFMGAGKSTIGKVLAEKLNYRLLDTDEWIESIQGKSIPRIFSEDGETGFRSYETNALKDLPDEDMVVTTGGGIVVKEENRKIMRKKGIIIYLHCEIDEILVRTKGDTTRPLLQNKSIDQVSDLFKQRKAFYEDADYQVDTTSLSIPEIVEKIEKILNDSETN
- the comGG gene encoding competence type IV pilus minor pilin ComGG encodes the protein MTEKNFSFEQEEIFIIESLMQMAIVDLVHEIGMMEQNYSSEFHYDNGTATYWILEESHDTFNIQLKVRTTSDRQRVVRVLLDKEQMRVKEWIELTMG
- the comGF gene encoding competence type IV pilus minor pilin ComGF gives rise to the protein MWVCKKINENGFTLIEVILAFALFVMVVSLLPLIIKAVPVIFPPTEQPHILQVELFYNQLSMEIREANEIRVIGNSLYLTKPNDTVITIERFGTLIRRRVDGYGHDVFLRHVSDLSYKSVPNGVVVTIIDTNGSIYERRFSMVCCWR
- a CDS encoding prepilin-type N-terminal cleavage/methylation domain-containing protein — encoded protein: MKRDKGFSMLEVIISIFILSVMMASLYPALIKIYEERATIRQESIANNAIYEGLQLWLFENQLPVLEFRKEDTLFLWSVSQSNEREIRVCLTWSGRNGRDYKKCGYAKK
- the comGD gene encoding competence type IV pilus minor pilin ComGD, which gives rise to MKLNNHGHTLTELLIALMVISIIGSITLISLYAPFSAYERNRFISQLENDLYYAQQLAISNGAPSVFFINTSRNLYAIKQNNQFVYEQPFNITVSFERGSLGIDDIKFLSNGNISKPGTLFMYIDNQRYALVFLLGKGRFYIEER
- the comGC gene encoding competence type IV pilus major pilin ComGC, yielding MFSNTLIEMLIVMMIISILLLVAVPNMTKNTSVANDKGCEATIDLLQAQVGAYLLEHGEEPKNITDLKDYVTTTSCPDGTSLKIDGNGKVVIDAE